The Candidatus Thorarchaeota archaeon genome has a segment encoding these proteins:
- a CDS encoding phosphoglucosamine mutase, with translation MSSTSPRLFGTSGIRGHTSRVNTDISLNLGRSLGTMLEGPGVVGVGTDARTSGPVLLNSFRAGLLSTGVDVVSLGICPMPAVAFYSTLPGVLASVIITASHNPPTDNGFKFFREGREFIRTEEAAIETAVARHEYRSQKWLSVGTVAVCDIRMTYLRNAERFLVTRGRTASGMDVLVDSANGAASDYTPHLLRNLGFRPVTINAHPDGHFPGRLPEPSPQNLQQTMTLAAETKMPLTVCHDGDGDRVAVIDEEGRFVDQNRVIALFARDEVERQNGGTVVASIDTSSVIDDVIRPLGGVVVRVPLGSLQEFLVLRNGTAVAFASEPWKPIFAAYGYWMDGVVGAARVAQMVDEDGSGSTVRLFSSIPEYPVLREQIPCPDHLKPDFMRLVRGSLISQVTLIDQINDSDGIRIDRSDGSYVLVRVSGTEPKARVYIGARTRDTLDRLAQTARSVMDKALEEAMHQHSSKPSP, from the coding sequence ATGTCTTCCACTTCTCCCCGTCTGTTTGGTACATCCGGCATCCGCGGTCACACATCGCGAGTCAATACGGACATTTCGCTCAACTTGGGTCGTTCTCTGGGCACCATGCTAGAAGGTCCGGGTGTGGTGGGAGTTGGCACGGACGCAAGGACCTCTGGCCCAGTTCTGCTGAATTCGTTCAGAGCTGGTCTGCTCTCAACTGGAGTTGATGTTGTAAGTCTTGGGATATGCCCGATGCCTGCTGTTGCCTTCTATAGCACGCTGCCCGGAGTCCTTGCGTCCGTGATTATCACGGCGAGCCACAATCCGCCCACAGACAACGGTTTCAAGTTCTTTCGCGAAGGCAGGGAATTCATCCGAACCGAGGAGGCGGCCATTGAGACTGCCGTTGCGCGGCATGAGTACAGGTCTCAGAAATGGCTCTCTGTGGGCACAGTGGCTGTATGCGATATTAGAATGACGTACCTGCGCAATGCGGAGAGGTTTCTTGTTACAAGAGGCCGCACCGCCAGCGGAATGGACGTTCTTGTTGACTCTGCAAATGGAGCTGCATCAGACTACACACCCCATCTGCTGCGCAATCTAGGCTTTAGACCTGTGACTATCAATGCTCACCCTGATGGCCATTTTCCCGGCCGGCTCCCTGAACCTTCGCCGCAGAACCTTCAGCAGACAATGACCCTCGCAGCAGAAACAAAGATGCCTTTGACAGTCTGCCACGACGGTGATGGTGATCGTGTTGCTGTGATTGACGAAGAAGGACGGTTTGTTGATCAGAACAGAGTGATAGCTCTCTTTGCACGAGATGAAGTCGAACGACAGAATGGCGGAACAGTCGTCGCCTCAATCGACACCTCCAGTGTCATCGATGATGTGATTCGACCACTGGGCGGTGTCGTGGTCCGCGTCCCTCTCGGCTCGCTCCAAGAGTTCTTGGTTCTGCGCAATGGTACTGCGGTCGCATTTGCCTCAGAACCTTGGAAACCCATCTTTGCAGCCTACGGGTACTGGATGGATGGCGTTGTGGGTGCAGCACGTGTGGCTCAGATGGTAGACGAGGACGGCTCCGGTAGTACCGTACGCCTGTTCAGTTCAATCCCCGAGTACCCTGTGCTGCGTGAGCAGATACCGTGCCCCGATCACCTCAAGCCTGACTTCATGAGACTTGTGCGTGGAAGCCTAATCTCCCAGGTGACCCTCATAGACCAAATCAATGATAGCGATGGCATCCGGATTGATCGCTCTGATGGCTCATACGTGCTTGTAAGGGTTTCAGGTACTGAACCAAAGGCCCGAGTCTACATCGGAGCGAGAACCCGCGATACTCTGGACCGTCTTGCACAGACCGCAAGGAGTGTGATGGACAAGGCCCTCGAAGAGGCCATGCATCAGCATTCTTCAAAACCTTCCCCATAG
- a CDS encoding 30S ribosomal protein S3ae has product MSSKTKQPTAKTRDRWREKTWYQVLAPSYFENKAIGTIPADGPDALLGRVMQPTLYDLTGDFDQVHVKLKLKVVSVVGQQANTSFYGHEWSSDYLRGLVRRGTSRIDWIGPILTRDDYLMRISVIVFTTTRAKTSQSHSVRKAIEGVIVSHAKKHTFDELVQKVILGELAAEVQETVKAIIPIRQCEIRKSKVLKGPEEVKARRARLRRGTETEK; this is encoded by the coding sequence ATGTCCTCTAAGACCAAGCAACCAACTGCTAAGACCAGGGACAGGTGGCGAGAGAAGACATGGTATCAGGTTCTTGCACCTAGCTATTTTGAGAATAAGGCTATTGGCACCATCCCTGCAGATGGCCCTGATGCCTTGCTTGGTCGAGTCATGCAGCCCACCCTCTATGACTTGACCGGGGACTTCGACCAAGTCCATGTCAAACTGAAACTCAAGGTGGTTTCTGTCGTCGGACAGCAGGCGAACACATCCTTCTACGGTCATGAGTGGAGTTCTGATTATCTTAGGGGACTGGTTCGACGAGGGACCTCTCGCATTGATTGGATTGGTCCAATCCTGACTAGGGATGACTACTTGATGCGGATATCCGTGATAGTATTCACCACAACCCGTGCAAAGACAAGTCAGTCACACTCTGTTAGAAAGGCTATTGAAGGCGTGATAGTCAGTCATGCGAAGAAGCACACCTTTGATGAGCTGGTCCAGAAGGTCATCCTTGGCGAGCTCGCTGCGGAAGTCCAGGAAACAGTGAAGGCAATTATTCCTATCCGACAGTGCGAAATCCGCAAGAGCAAGGTGTTGAAGGGACCAGAAGAGGTCAAGGCCAGAAGGGCAAGACTACGAAGGGGCACTGAAACAGAGAAGTGA
- a CDS encoding UPF0147 family protein, whose amino-acid sequence MDPETQRSIDQSRHLLRQISEDSSVPRNIRRAANEAIVVLENEDDSPAVRAQNAIALLDEPSQDPNCPNHARTKIWHVSSLLEPIRD is encoded by the coding sequence ATGGACCCCGAAACCCAGAGAAGTATTGACCAGTCCAGACACCTACTAAGACAGATTTCTGAGGACTCCTCGGTGCCTAGGAATATCCGACGTGCAGCCAACGAAGCAATCGTGGTTCTAGAGAATGAAGACGACTCTCCTGCGGTTCGAGCGCAGAATGCAATAGCACTACTTGATGAGCCCAGTCAAGACCCAAATTGCCCCAACCATGCACGTACCAAGATCTGGCATGTGTCCAGTCTTTTGGAGCCAATCCGTGACTAG
- a CDS encoding ribonuclease E/G, producing MTKVRIRGVYSESLTQILLQNHFEVVQPSPEVAGRFGLPFRSDIPDVDIWDRSDLQGIVAIAYESTLMRLTDVLRRRLGEVITRTPRVAKSSIYKGYVLGRDEKTGQTRVDVGTVSGLLPDRGLQRGAQIMVQVRAHDYGRKSPVLSSVITVPGRAAVLIPEPVVRLSAKIKDPENRNRLTQLGRQLRENTEKWGILWRTSAENLTEEELRDEVEDLLDVAQQIYSKFEEMDRAGLILEGTSNADIEFPSEVKQALDKTRAKIKPTIDHHHFYKSAGYAPLVDFAELMIEDRPSERQYITSKLEKIIRLDMPKPDDTIDIEHVKLDGRAIVLSRGRVLDSTPSLITVRRHFRFTSRKLKIVDEYPDEVGALRDEGDYAVTKAIPGSMTLTTDYYSKNDVHKGSYININTGVEVYPSNAGNPSRIRYVDLEIDVICLPNRGEVKVIDQHLLTRAVQRGFITKEMAQTARLKAEAVYTNLVSSLP from the coding sequence ATGACCAAGGTTAGAATCCGAGGAGTATACTCGGAGTCGCTCACACAGATACTACTGCAAAACCACTTCGAGGTTGTGCAGCCAAGTCCAGAAGTTGCTGGAAGATTTGGTCTACCATTCAGAAGCGACATACCTGATGTTGATATATGGGACAGAAGTGATTTGCAGGGCATAGTGGCAATCGCCTACGAGTCAACGCTCATGCGTCTGACTGACGTACTCAGAAGACGCTTGGGCGAAGTGATTACTAGGACTCCCCGCGTGGCCAAGAGCTCTATCTACAAGGGATACGTCTTGGGCAGAGACGAGAAGACTGGTCAGACACGAGTCGACGTGGGTACTGTTTCAGGTCTTTTGCCCGATCGAGGTCTACAGCGCGGCGCCCAGATTATGGTTCAAGTCAGGGCGCACGACTATGGACGAAAGTCCCCGGTGCTCTCCTCTGTCATAACAGTACCTGGAAGGGCGGCAGTCCTAATCCCTGAGCCTGTCGTGCGGCTCAGCGCCAAGATAAAGGACCCTGAAAACAGGAATCGTCTAACACAGCTAGGAAGACAACTCCGGGAGAACACTGAGAAGTGGGGAATTCTGTGGCGTACTTCGGCTGAGAATCTAACTGAAGAGGAACTCCGGGATGAAGTCGAGGATCTACTCGATGTCGCCCAGCAGATCTACTCCAAGTTTGAAGAGATGGATCGTGCGGGCCTAATACTGGAAGGAACAAGCAATGCTGACATCGAGTTTCCCTCCGAGGTAAAGCAGGCACTTGATAAGACACGGGCGAAGATTAAGCCTACCATCGACCATCACCACTTCTACAAGAGCGCAGGTTATGCCCCCTTGGTAGACTTTGCTGAACTCATGATAGAAGACCGCCCCAGCGAAAGGCAGTACATCACCTCGAAGCTTGAGAAGATTATTCGTCTAGACATGCCAAAACCAGATGATACAATCGATATTGAACATGTCAAGCTAGATGGGCGAGCAATAGTTCTCTCCCGTGGAAGGGTCTTGGATTCAACGCCTTCCCTCATTACGGTCAGAAGGCACTTCAGATTCACGAGCAGGAAGCTGAAGATTGTTGACGAGTATCCCGATGAGGTCGGTGCACTTCGTGATGAGGGAGATTACGCGGTCACGAAGGCGATACCGGGGTCGATGACACTGACAACAGACTACTACTCTAAGAACGATGTTCACAAGGGCTCATATATCAACATCAATACCGGTGTGGAGGTGTATCCGAGCAATGCCGGTAATCCCTCTCGAATCCGCTATGTTGATTTGGAAATTGACGTCATCTGCCTCCCGAACAGAGGGGAAGTAAAGGTCATCGATCAGCACCTTCTCACACGGGCTGTGCAGAGGGGCTTCATCACAAAGGAAATGGCACAGACTGCGCGACTAAAGGCTGAGGCAGTCTATACGAATCTTGTCAGCAGTCTACCCTGA
- a CDS encoding 30S ribosomal protein S15, giving the protein MARVHTRRKGQSGSKRPSTLRVPGWMDRDPQWVENMVVELAKAGNSPSMIGILLRDQYGVPLVRVVTGQSIMDIIRKNNLERRIPEDLRDLIRKAASMRRHLEGNKKDLVSKRRLQLVESKILRLSRYYARERVLPADWKYSPDRAAVDLK; this is encoded by the coding sequence ATGGCAAGAGTGCATACAAGACGCAAGGGACAGTCGGGGAGCAAACGCCCGTCGACACTTCGTGTACCTGGGTGGATGGACAGGGACCCTCAGTGGGTCGAGAACATGGTGGTGGAGCTTGCCAAGGCTGGAAACAGTCCCTCAATGATTGGCATCCTCCTGCGAGACCAGTACGGAGTTCCCTTGGTAAGAGTGGTCACAGGTCAGTCCATAATGGACATAATCAGAAAGAATAACCTTGAGAGAAGAATCCCCGAAGACTTGAGGGACCTGATACGCAAGGCCGCGTCCATGAGAAGGCACCTTGAGGGCAATAAGAAGGACCTTGTTTCTAAGCGAAGACTGCAGCTGGTAGAGAGCAAGATACTGAGGCTTTCGAGATATTATGCTCGAGAAAGGGTCCTGCCCGCAGATTGGAAGTACTCCCCAGATAGAGCCGCCGTAGACCTGAAATAG
- a CDS encoding Kae1-associated kinase Bud32, whose protein sequence is MDLQVWAIGAESEILRAELSGRPLIIKQRSGKPYLLKQMDDCLRRNRTSRECKMLTYARRLGVPTPAVHSVDLSRCQIVMDFIPGEQLKQIPGTKSEAELRKLCEEFGRLIAVLHRGNVVHGDPTTSNVIVDDASKLWMVDFGLAEWNATVEMKGVDLHLIRRAIETTHWDFQETMLDSTLDGYVRAAGGEAEEVLLRMDEIRERGRYH, encoded by the coding sequence ATGGATCTTCAAGTCTGGGCCATAGGGGCAGAGTCCGAGATTCTTCGAGCCGAACTATCGGGACGACCCCTCATCATCAAACAGAGGTCGGGGAAGCCCTACCTTCTCAAGCAAATGGATGACTGTCTCAGAAGGAACCGCACTTCGCGAGAGTGTAAGATGCTGACATATGCGCGTAGACTGGGTGTTCCCACACCGGCCGTCCATTCAGTGGACCTGTCAAGATGTCAGATAGTGATGGACTTCATACCAGGGGAACAACTGAAACAGATACCAGGGACTAAATCGGAAGCAGAACTCCGGAAGCTCTGCGAAGAGTTTGGCAGACTCATAGCCGTTCTGCATCGGGGCAATGTAGTCCACGGCGACCCCACAACAAGCAACGTCATCGTTGACGACGCGTCCAAGCTGTGGATGGTCGACTTCGGCTTGGCAGAGTGGAATGCAACAGTCGAAATGAAAGGTGTGGACCTGCACCTTATTCGACGTGCCATCGAGACCACTCATTGGGACTTTCAGGAAACGATGCTTGACTCAACTCTTGATGGCTACGTACGAGCAGCGGGTGGTGAGGCGGAGGAAGTGCTGCTGCGCATGGATGAAATACGAGAGAGAGGAAGATACCACTGA
- a CDS encoding bifunctional N(6)-L-threonylcarbamoyladenine synthase/serine/threonine protein kinase, with product MKCLGLEGTAHSFGAGVVTEQGEVLSNRWDMYSPAEGGIHPREASRHHSELGPSIISEALKDAHLSAREVGLIAFSRGPGLGPCLRATATMARTLAAKLSVPLVGVNHCVAHVEIGCLESGFLDPVTVYVSGGNTQVIAFAGGRFRTFGETLDIALGNMLDSFGRSVGMRFPSGPLIEQRAKEGTTYHELPYSVKGMDLSYSGLMTAAKRLHDTGVRLEDICFSLQETAFGMLAEVAERAVAHTKKRELLLTGGVARNNRLTEILSGLARRHDANFHRVSPPLAGDQGAMIAWTGILQYSAGDCVSIPESHILPKWRTDEQDITWRGK from the coding sequence ATCAAGTGTCTAGGATTGGAGGGTACTGCGCACTCGTTTGGTGCAGGTGTGGTCACCGAGCAAGGAGAAGTGCTCTCTAACCGATGGGACATGTACTCTCCTGCAGAGGGAGGTATTCACCCACGCGAAGCAAGCAGACATCACTCGGAACTTGGACCAAGTATAATCAGCGAGGCTCTGAAAGACGCGCACCTGTCAGCAAGGGAAGTAGGTCTCATAGCGTTTTCAAGAGGCCCGGGTTTGGGACCGTGTCTAAGGGCCACCGCTACCATGGCACGAACCCTAGCTGCCAAACTCTCCGTCCCACTGGTAGGTGTCAATCACTGTGTTGCTCATGTGGAGATAGGCTGTCTTGAATCAGGCTTCCTAGATCCAGTAACAGTGTATGTTTCAGGAGGCAATACACAAGTCATTGCCTTTGCTGGTGGCCGTTTCAGAACGTTCGGGGAAACCTTGGACATAGCCCTTGGAAACATGCTTGATTCATTTGGAAGGTCTGTGGGTATGCGTTTTCCCTCGGGGCCTCTTATTGAGCAAAGGGCAAAGGAAGGCACGACCTACCATGAGCTTCCCTATTCGGTCAAGGGAATGGACCTCAGTTACTCTGGGCTCATGACAGCGGCGAAACGTCTGCACGACACCGGTGTCCGACTTGAGGATATCTGTTTCAGTCTGCAAGAAACAGCATTTGGAATGCTGGCAGAGGTTGCTGAACGTGCGGTAGCCCATACCAAGAAGAGGGAGCTTCTCCTGACCGGGGGCGTTGCACGAAACAACAGACTCACCGAGATTCTGAGTGGACTGGCACGTCGTCATGATGCGAACTTTCACAGAGTTTCACCGCCGCTTGCGGGAGATCAGGGCGCAATGATTGCATGGACAGGAATTCTGCAGTATAGCGCGGGGGATTGTGTGAGTATACCCGAGTCGCACATCCTGCCCAAGTGGCGGACCGACGAACAGGACATCACATGGAGGGGCAAGTAA
- a CDS encoding RNA-binding protein has product MSTEKIPIKALEAALNEVVSVKLKDQRIFRGRLTRCDIYMNLTLGDAEEMESQETKAKYGSVLIRGNNILWIQVPE; this is encoded by the coding sequence GTGTCCACAGAGAAGATTCCGATTAAGGCTCTTGAGGCTGCACTAAACGAGGTTGTTTCAGTCAAGCTGAAAGACCAGAGAATTTTTCGTGGACGACTCACCCGATGCGACATATACATGAACTTGACCTTGGGTGATGCAGAGGAAATGGAGAGTCAAGAAACCAAGGCCAAGTACGGTTCAGTCCTCATTCGTGGTAACAACATCCTATGGATCCAAGTTCCAGAGTGA
- a CDS encoding DUF460 domain-containing protein, with the protein MLSPVDSQNGLVVGFDVLPSHSPRSKTPVKFACVVLHNGSVVREYPEVSRRDLLRTVREVMPRFLATDNIFEIVPDAKSLFSLVDRLPVETRLVQVTGIPPHQKSLRSLAQQYRVGVRGKPDPLQSARIAATLASMGVGYLVECFGEQTEVKVTRARKMGRGGQSVNRYRRKIHSEIQQVTRFIASQLKTAGIEFELDVRTSDFGYSSSRIVAYAPLPVIRGLVEEKHGGDYNVIVTPIKKRTEFLPLEPMTVTSETKAEYFILGLDPGTTAAICLIDFEGEIQLLESRKGLTRADIIRKVYERGIPVIIATDTLPVPHMIRKIAATLDTEIYTPGKPVPVSEKQETAREFSHKVRISNAHERDALAAAVYAYRSLLPKLEQVDHHVRSQGLNIDRRHLKALVARGVQMNEAIGTLMRHGTQTPEVSEEEPMPEHSEEVSVDLIRNRLEEALAQNRALLARLEDLQHTVDFLRFRESELERSLEIVNRENYWRVKRDREVVKKQSEIDALRQEVDRLRGDVGELHRRLELLRGVKRREIKGDMIAVKVVPQFSRESIEDYCKTVGLREKDIVLFEDASGGGVQTAGLLIEQGIRAVIVNTPLSHLAEEELVTAGIPVISADNVELRRVDEFAFISRKRFETTFQEFLKEVREKARQKGEEDLVELIERYRREGEH; encoded by the coding sequence GTGCTGAGCCCAGTCGACAGTCAGAACGGCCTCGTTGTCGGATTCGATGTACTTCCGTCTCACAGTCCACGTTCGAAGACGCCGGTCAAGTTCGCGTGCGTTGTGTTACACAATGGGTCTGTGGTGAGAGAGTATCCAGAGGTGTCTAGAAGAGACCTGCTGAGAACCGTACGCGAAGTGATGCCCCGTTTCTTGGCCACAGACAACATATTTGAGATTGTTCCAGATGCCAAGTCGCTCTTTTCTCTCGTTGACAGACTCCCGGTTGAAACAAGGCTGGTGCAGGTCACTGGAATCCCGCCCCACCAGAAGTCGCTGAGGTCTCTTGCACAACAATATCGAGTCGGGGTCAGGGGGAAACCCGACCCACTGCAGTCAGCACGAATTGCTGCGACTCTGGCGTCAATGGGTGTGGGCTATCTGGTGGAGTGCTTTGGGGAACAGACAGAGGTCAAGGTCACAAGAGCACGGAAGATGGGACGAGGCGGCCAGAGTGTAAACCGTTACAGGAGGAAGATACACTCAGAGATACAGCAGGTGACCCGATTCATAGCATCCCAACTCAAGACGGCAGGGATAGAGTTCGAGCTTGATGTGCGAACGTCTGACTTTGGCTATTCTAGTTCCCGAATTGTAGCATATGCTCCGCTGCCAGTGATTCGAGGGCTGGTAGAAGAGAAGCACGGAGGAGATTACAATGTGATAGTCACTCCAATCAAGAAACGTACCGAGTTCCTGCCGTTGGAACCCATGACGGTCACAAGCGAAACGAAGGCCGAGTACTTCATTCTAGGACTGGACCCCGGCACCACTGCAGCAATCTGTCTGATAGACTTTGAAGGTGAAATACAGCTGTTGGAGAGCCGGAAGGGACTGACCAGGGCAGACATAATCAGAAAGGTGTATGAACGTGGTATACCAGTCATAATTGCCACGGACACACTGCCAGTCCCTCACATGATTCGAAAAATCGCCGCCACACTTGACACGGAAATCTACACGCCGGGAAAGCCAGTACCGGTGTCAGAGAAGCAAGAGACTGCCAGAGAGTTCTCTCACAAGGTCCGAATCTCCAATGCACATGAGAGGGATGCTCTGGCTGCCGCTGTATACGCGTACAGAAGCCTCTTGCCCAAGTTGGAGCAGGTCGACCACCACGTGCGAAGCCAAGGACTGAATATAGATCGGAGGCACCTCAAGGCGCTTGTGGCCAGAGGCGTACAGATGAACGAGGCCATTGGGACGCTCATGCGCCATGGAACGCAGACCCCCGAGGTGTCTGAAGAGGAACCGATGCCTGAACACTCAGAAGAGGTTTCAGTCGATCTGATAAGAAACAGGCTAGAGGAGGCCTTAGCACAGAACAGGGCGCTTCTTGCAAGGCTAGAAGACCTTCAGCATACGGTGGACTTTCTGAGATTCAGGGAGAGTGAGCTTGAGAGGAGCCTAGAGATTGTCAACAGAGAGAACTACTGGAGAGTGAAGAGAGACAGGGAGGTTGTGAAGAAACAGTCTGAGATAGATGCCCTACGACAAGAAGTGGACCGTCTCAGGGGGGATGTCGGAGAACTCCATAGGCGCCTAGAGCTCCTGCGCGGCGTGAAGCGCCGTGAAATCAAGGGGGACATGATTGCTGTCAAGGTGGTGCCACAATTCAGTAGAGAGAGCATAGAAGACTACTGCAAGACTGTTGGGCTTCGAGAGAAAGACATCGTCTTGTTCGAGGATGCCAGCGGTGGAGGTGTGCAGACTGCGGGACTACTGATAGAACAAGGCATACGTGCGGTAATTGTGAACACACCCCTTTCTCATCTTGCAGAGGAGGAGCTTGTAACAGCAGGGATTCCTGTCATCAGTGCCGACAATGTTGAGCTTCGTAGAGTGGACGAGTTCGCATTCATCAGTCGAAAGAGATTTGAAACCACGTTTCAAGAGTTCCTGAAAGAGGTGAGAGAGAAGGCCCGACAGAAAGGGGAGGAGGATCTGGTTGAACTGATAGAACGATATAGAAGAGAAGGGGAGCACTAG
- a CDS encoding helix-turn-helix domain-containing protein, with translation MLQLSETHHAKDDDSVVRIGSALSSKTRLKILRLLLDGEKDVTRIAQHLGGTEANASAQIKILSEAGLLGCRYEPGQHGLKKISWTKVKRIIIDLE, from the coding sequence GTGTTACAACTGTCAGAAACACATCATGCAAAGGACGATGACTCAGTTGTCCGCATTGGAAGTGCTCTGTCATCAAAGACCCGCCTCAAGATTCTACGACTCCTGCTCGACGGAGAGAAGGACGTGACACGAATTGCCCAACACCTTGGTGGAACCGAAGCCAATGCAAGTGCACAAATCAAGATACTCAGTGAGGCAGGCCTTCTGGGCTGTCGATATGAACCCGGCCAGCATGGTTTGAAGAAGATTTCGTGGACCAAGGTGAAGAGAATCATAATCGATCTCGAGTAG
- a CDS encoding ATP-binding protein has translation MTDEYQPNRLGTVVSAEDTPNVMRFDFVVEGGPSEVLARRGQFVAVSTEEGLVIGRVQDLVRTNRYYQHAEAVREYQSRGEPLKSIFPTDRWQYTVAQVGVAGLWVDGRTVRPYFAVSPGSVVRRVDEATLAAFLRLDTNNGLALGRIGHHELVFAPAINRLLSKHLAILAMSGAGKSYFVSVLLEELLKRKREAGRIAVIVIDVHGEYGYLKDIMPEHLGVEEGTFKVDRLRGPQFQIPVQSLTAEALGALVSDMSSVQVRDLRRVVFGMREELRKGYTLTDVIDRVRDDESINKNTKDALISWLTSLEDTGLFGKEESPDISSIVKPGLLTLVDLSDFVSLRKKQIIVSYLAGELLSLRRQGRIPPFLLVLEEAHQFCPESRHELALPRDRIETIAREGRKFHALLCLVSQRPVKLSTTVLSQCSNQAILRTTNPYDLDHIGRTSEGIDRASLDAITTLEVGEALFVGECVSVPTFVKIRTRLFNPAVGPESLEEALKRAERSQNA, from the coding sequence ATGACCGACGAGTATCAGCCCAATCGACTTGGAACTGTTGTATCTGCGGAAGACACTCCCAACGTCATGAGGTTTGACTTTGTGGTAGAGGGGGGGCCTAGTGAAGTGCTTGCCAGACGAGGTCAATTTGTCGCCGTTTCTACCGAAGAGGGCCTTGTAATAGGGCGGGTCCAAGACCTTGTAAGGACAAATAGATACTATCAACATGCAGAGGCCGTCAGGGAGTATCAGTCCCGGGGAGAGCCTCTCAAGTCAATCTTCCCGACTGACCGGTGGCAGTACACTGTGGCACAAGTCGGGGTTGCAGGGCTCTGGGTCGACGGCAGAACCGTCCGCCCGTACTTTGCTGTGTCACCAGGCTCAGTGGTCAGGCGAGTAGATGAAGCGACTCTCGCCGCATTTCTAAGACTCGACACCAATAACGGACTGGCTCTGGGCAGAATAGGTCATCATGAGCTTGTCTTCGCTCCTGCGATCAACAGACTGCTGTCGAAGCATCTCGCTATTCTTGCAATGAGCGGCGCCGGCAAGTCATACTTCGTTTCAGTGCTCTTGGAAGAACTGCTCAAGCGCAAGAGGGAGGCGGGACGGATTGCAGTTATCGTGATTGATGTGCATGGAGAGTACGGCTATCTGAAAGACATCATGCCAGAGCATCTGGGTGTGGAAGAGGGGACTTTCAAGGTGGACAGGCTTAGGGGGCCCCAGTTTCAGATTCCAGTGCAGTCGCTTACCGCAGAGGCGCTTGGTGCGTTGGTATCAGACATGAGTTCGGTGCAAGTGCGTGACCTTCGAAGAGTGGTCTTTGGGATGCGAGAGGAACTAAGAAAGGGGTATACACTGACTGATGTGATTGACAGAGTCCGTGATGACGAGAGCATCAACAAGAACACAAAGGATGCGCTGATCAGCTGGTTGACCAGTCTTGAGGACACAGGTCTGTTTGGAAAGGAGGAGTCCCCCGATATTAGTAGCATTGTGAAACCCGGACTGCTCACCTTAGTTGACTTGAGCGACTTTGTTTCTCTGAGGAAGAAACAGATCATCGTATCGTATCTTGCAGGTGAGTTACTGAGTCTGCGACGCCAAGGCAGAATACCTCCCTTCTTACTGGTGCTCGAAGAGGCTCACCAATTCTGTCCAGAAAGCAGGCATGAACTAGCATTGCCGAGGGACCGAATCGAAACCATTGCACGAGAGGGCAGGAAATTCCATGCTTTGCTCTGTCTGGTTTCACAGCGCCCTGTCAAGCTATCAACAACTGTCCTCAGCCAGTGTAGCAACCAGGCAATACTGAGGACAACAAATCCATATGACCTAGACCACATTGGCCGAACGAGCGAGGGGATTGACAGAGCATCCCTAGATGCCATCACTACGCTGGAGGTGGGCGAAGCACTCTTCGTTGGGGAGTGTGTATCGGTCCCAACGTTCGTAAAGATTCGGACGAGGCTTTTCAATCCAGCAGTGGGTCCAGAGTCTCTGGAAGAGGCTCTGAAGCGGGCGGAGAGAAGTCAGAATGCATGA